From Anolis carolinensis isolate JA03-04 unplaced genomic scaffold, rAnoCar3.1.pri scaffold_8, whole genome shotgun sequence, a single genomic window includes:
- the pou2f3 gene encoding POU domain, class 2, transcription factor 3 isoform X4, giving the protein MMPGGQITGDMSSLHTLQQLVQVPGHVQSVPFFLLSQSQQALPSNILSFPQQQSGLLLPQHGHSLTSQTVGRPSHPGSSSLEPHMEVPQHLQVAKHLPSSMANDEANDLEELEKFAKTFKQRRIKLGFTQGDVGLAMGKLYGNDFSQTTISRFEALNLSFKNMCKLKPLLEKWLSDAENSPLDSSVSSPANYPAVNEMFGRKRKKRTSIETNIRSTLEKRFQDNPKPSSEEISMIAEQLSMEKEVVRVWFCNRRQKEKRISCPMPSPIKSPLYNSRLVSTSGSLGPLSVAPVHSTMHGTVTSSCSPGSSSRPQSPGTGLHSNSPGMSHNNSKAAINSSSFNSSGSWYRWNQPTYLH; this is encoded by the exons gACATGAGTTCTCTTCATACTTTGCAGCAACTGGTGCAAGTCCCCGGCCATGTACAGTCCGTCCCCTTTTTCCTGCTTTCGCAGAGCCAACAAG CCCTGCCATCAAATATTCTCTCCTTCCCTCAGCAGCAGAGCGGTCTCCTCCTTCCCCAACATGGACACAGCTTAACATCTCAG ACAGTGGGACGCCCCAGCCACCCTGGGTCTTCTTCACTGGAACCTCACATGGAGGTCCCTCAACATTTACAAGTTGCCAAGCACTTGCCCTCCTCCATGGCCAACGATGAAGCCAATGACCTTGAGGAGCTCGAAAAGTTTGCCAAGACGTTCAAGCAAAGGCGAATCAAACTTGGGTTTACTCAG GGCGATGTGGGTCTTGCCATGGGAAAGCTGTATGGAAATGACTTCAGCCAGACAACGATTTCCCGCTTCGAGGCCCTGAACCTCAGCTTCAAAAACATGTGCAAACTCAAGCCACTGCTGGAAAAGTGGCTCAGCGATGCAG AAAATTCCCCCTTGGATTCTTCTGTCAGCAGCCCTGCCAACTACCCAGCCGTGAATGAGATGTTTGGGCGCAAGAGGAAAAAAAGGACCAGCATCGAGACCAACATCCGTTCCACTTTGGAGAAACGCTTCCAGGAT AACCCCAAACCCAGCTCAGAGGAGATCTCCATGATTGCAGAACAGTTGTCCATGGAAAAGGAGGTGGTCCGGGTTTGGTTCTGCAACCGGCGTCAGAAAGAGAAGCGCATCAGCTGCCCAATGCCTTCTCCCATCAAATCCCCCCTCTACAACTCCAGACTG GTTTCTACCTCAGGATCTTTGGGTCCACTCTCTGTTGCACCTGTCCACAGCACTATGCATGGTACGG TTACATCTTCATGCTCTCCTGGCAGCTCCAGCCGGCCCCAGTCTCCAGGCACAGGGCTCCACTCCAACAGCCCCGGCATGTCCCACAACAACTCCAAAGCAGCCATCAATTCATCCAGCTTCAATTCTTCTGG ATCATGGTACCGATGGAACCAGCCTACCTACCTCCATTGA